One segment of Manihot esculenta cultivar AM560-2 chromosome 4, M.esculenta_v8, whole genome shotgun sequence DNA contains the following:
- the LOC110613688 gene encoding U-box domain-containing protein 44 encodes MSLELIPIGTILAVLTSQVLKTAQAAKDVIFEKESFKVLSKHLFDIEPVLKELQLKKLNDSQAARLALETLESDVKKANNLVEKYKNRGRFYLLLRCRHIVNEVQEVTRDIGRSLAALSLANTEVLAEISDQVNRLQNEMQRVEFEASHSQLQIVDKLNQGLRDQKLDQGFANDMLEEIARAVGVPVEPSEISKELASFRKEKEEAANRKERAEVLFLEQVIELLSRADAARDYEEVKKQYFQRVQVIERYDEREEYIVPLTPFLCCINGTVMNDPVSLCTGTTCERAAIEAWFDCGQRTDPETGEILEDITLRSNLPLRQSIEEWRELNYCLRIRTCKAKLLSNVDSLVEDALSQMQDMMRENSINKDWVSIGGLTDIVISILGSSHNKDVKRKILVTSKDIAEGHAKNKEKLINHEGWDHIIPCLARDSSISKAAVELLFELLQERSGWNVSVCRKLSQQCSAILFLVTLLNSPVTESAVYAEKILNKLFEVDEENIPRAAKSGWYKPLVDRIVQGPESSRILMVRAIVNMEFVDSNLKVLGEEGIIPPLLEMVGSGNIGSKELSLSALLKLSDCNLNKELIAAAGGLSVVLKLMFSPRIRTIIIIKCAEILEKISSSDDGIKYFIDENGTQLDLEPIIMNLLGLQQVPSSSHSVRRPALRALLGICKFDAGLVKTAVLTANGVSLILPLLDDTDSEIREIAITLLFLFSHHEPQGVVEYLLKPKRLEALVGFLENDDKGDVQKAAAGLLANLPKSEVTLTMKLVELDGLIALINIIRTGDMESKENALSALFRFTDPTNLESQRIVVELGAYPLLVNLLRTGSVTAKARAAALIGDLSMSSPKLVIVSNPTGCWCFRPTRPNLCPAHGGICGVTTTFCLLKANALPSLVELLHGETPATAHEAIHTLSTLVQEGSPNRGANVLHEADAIQPVIEILSRGTDSLKEEALTLLEKVFLSRDMVEYYKSTTRFLLVSLTGRNVHEDSGIGRKATRVLSLLERYSRSSTSLVPGLFS; translated from the exons ATGTCACTGGAGCTCATACCTATAGGAACAATTTTGGCTGTGCTGACGAGTCAGGTCCTGAAAACAGCTCAGGCTGCAAAAGATGTTATATTTGAGAAGGAAAGTTTCAAGGTTCTGTCAAAGCATCTGTTTGATATTGAACCTGTGTTAAAGGAATTGCAACttaaaaaattgaatgattCTCAAGCTGCAAGGCTAGCACTTGAAACACTTGAATCAGATGTCAAGAAGGCAAATAACttggttgagaaatataaaAATCGAGGCCGTTTCTATTTATTGTTGAGGTGCCGTCACATTGTCAACGAGGTACAGGAAGTCACTAGGGATATTGGAAGATCTTTAGCTGCATTATCACTTGCCAATACTGAGGTCCTTGCAGAAATATCTGACCAGGTGAATAGGCTACAGAATGAAATGCAAAGAGTGGAATTTGAAGCATCACATTCTCAGCTTCAAATTGTTGACAAATTAAACCAGGGTCTTCGAGATCAGAAACTCGATCAGGGTTTTGCAAATGATATGCTGGAAGAAATAGCCCGGGCAGTTGGGGTACCTGTAGAACCTTCAGAGATAAGCAAAGAATTGGCAAGCtttagaaaggaaaaagaagaagctgCCAACCGGAAAGAGAGGGCCGAAGTTCTCTTCTTAGAACAGGTTATTGAGCTGCTTTCTCGAGCTGATGCTGCCCGAGACTATGAAGAAGTCAAGAAGCAGTATTTTCAGAGGGTTCAAGTGATAGAACGGTATGATGAGAGGGAGGAATATATAGTTCCTCTTACTCCTTTCCTTTGTTGTATAAATGGGACCGTGATGAATGATCCTGTTAGCCTTTGCACTGGTACTACATGCGAGAGAGCTGCCATTGAAGCTTGGTTTGACTGTGGACAGAGAACTGACCCAGAAACTGGTGAGATTCTTGAGGACATAACTTTGAGGTCAAACCTTCCCCTTAGACAATCAATAGAGGAATGGAGAGAACTGAATTATTGCCTTAGAATAAGAACTTGTAAGGCAAAGTTGTTATCAAATGTGGACTCCTTAGTGGAAGATGCCTTAAGCCAAATGCAGGATATGATGAGGGAAAACTCTATAAACAAGGATTGGGTATCTATAGGAGGCCTTACAGACATTGTCATATCTATCCTTGGGAGCTCTCATAACAAAGATGTAAAGAGGAAGATTTTAGTTACTTCAAAGGATATAGCTGAAGGGCATGCAAAGAATAAG GAAAAATTGATCAACCATGAAGGTTGGGATCACATTATTCCCTGCTTAGCTCGTGACTCGAGCATCTCCAAGGCTGCAGTGGAATTGCTATTTGAGTTGTTGCAAGAGAGGTCTGGTTGGAATGTTTCTGTTTGCAGGAAACTTTCACAACAGTGCAGTGCAATTCTTTTCCTTGTCACCCTCTTGAATAGTCCTGTCACAGAATCAGCAGTTTATGCTGAAAAAATCTTGAATAAACTTTTTGAAGTTGATGAGGAGAATATTCCCCGTGCTGCAAAATCAGGCTGGTACAAGCCACTTGTTGATCGGATTGTACAAG GGCCAGAGTCTTCAAGGATTTTGATGGTCAGAGCTATAGTTAATATGGAATTCGTTGATTCAAACTTAAAGGTACTTGGTGAGGAAGGGATAATACCTCCTTTGCTTGAAATGGTGGGATCTGGAAATATCGGATCAAAGGAGTTGTCCTTGTCTGCTTTGCTTAAGCTATCTGATTGCAATTTAAACAAAGAGCTTATTGCTGCTGCTGGTGGGCTTTCTGTTGTTTTAAAACTAATGTTCTCTCCCCGCATACgaacaattattattattaaatgtgCTGAAATCCTAGAGAAAATATCCTCTTCTGATGATGGAATTAAGTACTTCATTGATGAAAATGGAACCCAGCTCGACTTAGAACCAATTATCATGAATTTGTTAGGTTTGCAACAGGTCCCAAGCTCATCCCACAGTGTTCGGAGGCCTGCATTACGCGCACTTCTCGGGATATGCAAGTTTGATGCAGGGTTGGTTAAGACTGCAGTTCTTACTGCCAATGGTGTATCTTTAATACTTCCCCTTCTTGATGACACAGATTCAGAAATTCGTGAAATTGCAATTActcttcttttcctcttctcccATCATGAACCGCAGGGAGTGGTGGAATACCTGCTTAAGCCGAAAAGGCTGGAGGCTTTGGTTGGGTTTCTTGAGAATGATGACAAGGGAGATGTACAGAAGGCTGCTGCTGGTTTATTGGCCAATCTTCCCAAATCTGAGGTAACACTGACTATGAAACTAGTTGAGTTGGATGGGCTTATTGCACtcataaacatcataagaacaGGGGACATGGAATCAAAAGAAAATGCTCTAAGTGCACTGTTCAGGTTCACAGATCCCACAAATCTTGAGTCACAACGTATTGTAGTTGAACTAGGAGCTTACCCTTTGCTTGTAAACTTACTGAGAACTGGTTCTGTAACTGCAAAGGCAAGAGCAGCAGCACTTATTGGTGATCTTTCCATGAGCAGTCCGAAGCTTGTTATTGTCTCCAATCCAACTGGCTGCTGGTGTTTTCGGCCAACACGCCCTAATTTATGTCCAGCACATGGAGGCATATGTGGTGTAACAACTACATTTTGTCTCTTGAAGGCAAATGCGTTGCCTTCCTTGGTAGAACTCTTGCATGGAGAGACTCCTGCTACTGCTCATGAAGCAATTCATACGCTCTCCACACTGGTTCAGGAAGGCTCTCCTAACAGAGGGGCCAATGTGTTGCATGAGGCTGACGCCATACAGCCTGTGATAGAGATTTTAAGTCGGGGAACAGATTCTCTAAAAGAAGAGGCTTTGACACTCTTGGAGAAGGTATTTTTGTCAAGGGACATGGTGGAATACTATAAATCAACAACTAGGTTTCTTCTTGTTAGCCTTACAGGGAGGAATGTTCATGAGGATAGCGGAATTGGGAGGAAGGCTACAAGAGTTTTATCACTTCTCGAACGCTATTCAAGATCATCAACGTCTCTTGTGCCTGGACTATTTTCATGA